One genomic segment of Streptomyces liangshanensis includes these proteins:
- a CDS encoding HAMP domain-containing protein: MESGVAARGVNTRAKGGRSRNNGTTEVDSAELNRLLSALVAMRDGNFRKRLTVSGDDEMAEIAAVFNEVADRNLHLTGELARVRRMVGREGKLTERLETGACEGSWATAIDASNALVDDLARPVSEVGRVLSAVAEGDLEQRMELRSQSEDGAERPLRGEFLKVARTVNNLVDQLSAFTDEVTRVALEVGTEGKLGGQAKVRGMSGSWKDLTDSVNTMAYRLTAQVRDIALVTTAVAKGDLSRKVTVHVAGEMLQLKNTVNTMVDQLSSFSSEVTRVAREVGTEGELGGQATVPGVAGVWKDLTDSVNTMAGNLTNQVRGIAEVTTAVANGDLSQKVTVSARGEVAQLAETINQMTETLRTFADEVTRVASEVGASGVLGGQAQVPGAAGTWKDLTDSVNTVFRNLTTQVRDIAQVTTAVANGDLSQKVTVDVAGEMLELKNTVNTMVDQLQSFGSEVTRVAREVGVEGRLGGQAEVPGAAGTWKDLTDSVNTAFRNLTGQVRDIAQVTTAVANGDLSQKVTVNVAGEMLELKNTVNTMVSQLSSFADQVTRMARDVGTEGRLGGQARVDGVSGTWKELTDSVNFMAGNLTDQVRQIAQVTTAVARGDLSQKIDVDARGEILELKNTINTMVDQLSAFAEQVTRVAREVGTDGRLGGQAQVPGVAGVWRDLTDSVNGMAGNLTAQVRNIAQVATAVARGDLSQKIDVDARGEILELKNTLNTMVDQLSNFAEQVTRVAREVGTEGMLGGQAEVQGVSGTWKDLTQSVNFMANNLTSQVRNIAEVTTAVAKGDLSKKITVDAKGEILDLVTTVNTMVDQLLNFADEVTRVAREVGTEGILGGQARVRGVTGIWKDLSDNVNTMANNLTSQVRNISRVSSAVANGDLTKKVTVEARGEVAELADTVNTMVTTLSSFADEVTRVAREVGTEGELGGQARVPGVSGTWKDLTESVNSMADNLTGQVRQIATVTTAIAKGDLTKKIDIDARGEILELKNTINTMVDQLSSFADQVTRVAREVGTDGQLGGQARVRDVDGTWRDLTESVNEMAGNLTRQVRAIAGVATAVTRGDLSLKIDVDAAGEIQVLQDNINTMIANLRDTTLANEEQDWLKGNLARISGLMQGRRDLDDVASLIMSELTPAVSAQHGAFFLAMQTGTTSQVGSEAVRDSSYELCMRGSYGYSAGAMPTAFRPGETLIGTAAEEKRTIQVNVPPGYLKISSGLGEASPAHVIVLPVLFEGKVLGVIELASFQPFTQIQRDFLNQIAEMIATSVNTISVNSKTEVLLKQSQELTEQLRERSAELENRQKALQESNAELEEKAELLARQNRDIEVKNTEIEEARQVLEERAEQLAVSMRYKSEFLANMSHELRTPLNSLLILAKLLADNAETNLSPKQVEFAETIHGAGSDLLQLINDILDLSKVEAGKMDVSPTRIALVQLVDYVEATFRPLTAEKGLDFSVRVSPELPATLHTDEQRLLQVLRNLLSNAVKFTDSGAVELVIRPAGSDVPDAIREQLLEAGSLRDADGDLIAFSVTDTGIGIAASKMRVIFEAFKQADGTTSRKYGGTGLGLSISREIARLLGGEIHAASEPGRGSTFTLYLPLHPSELPPQGYQQLTPAGMDPQSTPVSIASAAAETVGMVRPDSGPLSPDMSGPAALFRRRRKNAEEEAQGRTATGQDLPAPAGVPLGRAETWASGAAGTGRQEAPRPRRAFAFTHEKVLIVDDDIRNVFALTSVLEQHGLSVLYAENGREGIEVLEQHDDVTVVLMDIMMPEMDGYATTTAIRRMPQFAGLPIIALTAKAMKGDREKAIESGASDYVTKPVDPDHLLTVMDQWMHNK; encoded by the coding sequence GTGGAGTCTGGCGTGGCGGCGCGTGGCGTGAACACGCGCGCGAAAGGCGGACGGTCCCGGAACAACGGGACCACCGAGGTGGACTCGGCGGAGCTGAACAGACTGCTGTCCGCCCTGGTGGCGATGCGTGACGGCAACTTCCGTAAGAGGTTGACGGTCTCCGGTGACGACGAGATGGCGGAGATCGCGGCCGTCTTCAACGAGGTCGCGGACCGGAATCTGCATCTGACCGGTGAGCTGGCGCGGGTGCGGCGCATGGTGGGCCGGGAGGGGAAGCTCACGGAGCGCCTGGAGACGGGGGCCTGTGAGGGGTCCTGGGCGACGGCCATCGACGCGTCGAACGCGCTGGTCGACGACCTGGCGCGGCCGGTGTCCGAGGTGGGCCGGGTGCTGTCGGCGGTCGCCGAGGGTGATCTTGAGCAGCGGATGGAGCTGCGCTCGCAGTCGGAGGACGGCGCGGAGCGGCCGCTGCGCGGCGAGTTCCTCAAGGTGGCCCGTACGGTCAACAACCTGGTCGACCAGTTGTCCGCGTTCACCGACGAGGTGACGCGGGTGGCGCTGGAGGTCGGTACGGAGGGCAAACTCGGCGGTCAGGCCAAGGTGCGCGGCATGTCCGGGTCCTGGAAGGACCTGACGGACTCCGTCAACACGATGGCGTACCGGTTGACCGCGCAGGTGCGTGACATTGCTCTCGTCACGACGGCGGTGGCCAAGGGGGATCTGTCCCGCAAGGTCACGGTGCACGTGGCGGGCGAGATGCTCCAGCTGAAGAACACCGTGAACACGATGGTGGACCAGCTGTCGTCGTTCTCCTCCGAGGTCACGCGCGTGGCCCGGGAGGTCGGTACGGAGGGTGAGCTGGGCGGTCAGGCGACCGTGCCGGGGGTGGCGGGGGTCTGGAAGGACCTCACCGACTCGGTGAACACGATGGCGGGGAACCTGACGAACCAGGTGCGGGGCATCGCCGAGGTGACCACGGCGGTCGCCAACGGTGACCTGTCGCAGAAGGTGACGGTGAGCGCGCGCGGCGAGGTGGCGCAACTCGCCGAGACGATCAACCAGATGACCGAGACGCTGCGTACGTTCGCCGACGAGGTGACGCGGGTGGCGAGCGAGGTCGGTGCCTCGGGTGTGCTGGGCGGTCAGGCGCAGGTGCCGGGGGCGGCGGGGACGTGGAAGGACCTGACGGACTCGGTCAACACGGTCTTCCGGAACCTGACGACGCAGGTGCGGGACATCGCGCAGGTGACGACGGCGGTCGCGAACGGTGACCTGTCGCAGAAGGTCACCGTGGATGTCGCGGGCGAGATGCTGGAGCTGAAGAACACCGTCAACACGATGGTCGACCAGCTCCAGTCGTTCGGTTCGGAGGTGACGCGGGTCGCGCGGGAGGTCGGCGTCGAGGGCCGGCTCGGCGGGCAGGCGGAGGTGCCGGGCGCGGCGGGGACGTGGAAGGACCTGACGGACTCGGTGAACACCGCGTTCCGTAACCTCACCGGCCAGGTGCGGGACATCGCGCAGGTGACGACGGCGGTCGCCAACGGTGACCTGTCGCAGAAGGTCACGGTCAACGTGGCCGGCGAGATGCTGGAGCTCAAGAACACCGTCAACACGATGGTGTCGCAGCTGTCGTCGTTCGCCGACCAGGTGACGCGGATGGCGCGGGACGTGGGCACGGAGGGCCGGCTCGGCGGCCAGGCGCGGGTGGACGGCGTCAGCGGTACGTGGAAGGAGCTGACGGACTCCGTCAACTTCATGGCGGGGAACCTGACCGACCAGGTCCGCCAGATCGCCCAGGTGACGACGGCGGTGGCGCGGGGCGACCTGTCGCAGAAGATCGACGTGGACGCCCGGGGCGAGATCCTGGAGCTCAAGAACACGATCAACACGATGGTCGACCAGTTGTCGGCCTTCGCGGAGCAGGTGACGCGGGTCGCCCGCGAGGTGGGGACGGACGGCCGGCTCGGCGGGCAGGCGCAGGTGCCGGGTGTCGCCGGTGTGTGGCGTGACCTGACGGACTCCGTGAACGGGATGGCGGGGAACCTGACCGCCCAGGTCCGCAACATCGCGCAGGTCGCCACGGCGGTCGCGCGCGGTGACCTGTCGCAGAAGATCGACGTGGACGCGCGGGGCGAGATCCTGGAGTTGAAGAACACCCTCAACACCATGGTGGACCAGCTGTCGAACTTCGCCGAGCAGGTCACGAGGGTGGCCCGCGAGGTGGGCACCGAGGGCATGCTCGGCGGCCAGGCCGAGGTCCAGGGGGTGTCCGGTACGTGGAAGGACCTCACCCAGTCCGTCAACTTCATGGCGAACAACCTGACGTCGCAGGTGCGCAACATCGCGGAGGTGACGACGGCGGTCGCCAAGGGCGATCTGTCGAAGAAGATCACCGTCGACGCGAAGGGCGAGATCCTCGACCTGGTCACGACCGTCAACACCATGGTCGACCAGTTGCTCAACTTCGCCGACGAGGTGACCAGGGTCGCCCGTGAGGTGGGTACGGAGGGCATCCTCGGCGGTCAGGCCCGGGTGCGGGGGGTCACCGGGATCTGGAAGGACCTCAGCGACAACGTCAACACCATGGCCAACAACCTGACCAGCCAGGTGCGGAACATCTCGCGGGTGTCGTCGGCGGTCGCCAACGGTGACCTGACGAAGAAGGTGACGGTCGAGGCGCGCGGCGAGGTCGCGGAGCTGGCCGACACCGTCAACACGATGGTGACGACCCTGTCGTCGTTCGCCGACGAGGTGACCCGCGTCGCCCGTGAGGTGGGCACGGAAGGGGAGCTGGGCGGCCAGGCGCGGGTGCCGGGTGTCTCCGGTACGTGGAAGGACCTGACCGAGTCGGTGAACTCGATGGCCGACAACCTGACGGGTCAGGTGCGGCAGATCGCGACGGTCACCACCGCCATCGCCAAGGGTGATCTCACCAAGAAGATCGACATCGACGCCCGGGGCGAGATCCTGGAGCTGAAGAACACGATCAACACGATGGTCGACCAGCTGTCGTCGTTCGCCGACCAGGTGACGCGGGTGGCCCGCGAGGTGGGTACGGACGGGCAGTTGGGCGGTCAGGCGCGGGTGCGGGACGTCGACGGCACGTGGCGTGACCTCACCGAGTCCGTGAACGAGATGGCCGGGAACCTGACGCGTCAGGTGCGGGCGATCGCCGGGGTGGCCACGGCGGTGACCCGCGGCGACCTGAGCCTCAAGATCGACGTGGACGCGGCGGGCGAGATCCAGGTCCTCCAGGACAACATCAACACGATGATCGCGAACCTGCGCGACACCACCCTCGCCAACGAGGAGCAGGACTGGCTCAAGGGCAACCTCGCCCGCATCTCGGGCCTGATGCAGGGCCGCCGCGACCTGGACGACGTGGCGTCGCTGATCATGAGCGAGCTGACGCCCGCCGTCTCGGCGCAGCACGGCGCGTTCTTCCTCGCGATGCAGACCGGTACGACGTCCCAGGTGGGCAGCGAGGCCGTCAGGGACAGTTCGTACGAGCTGTGCATGCGCGGCAGTTACGGCTACTCGGCGGGCGCGATGCCCACGGCCTTCCGGCCGGGCGAGACGCTCATCGGCACGGCCGCCGAGGAGAAGCGCACGATCCAGGTCAACGTACCGCCGGGGTATCTCAAGATCTCGTCCGGCCTGGGCGAGGCGTCGCCGGCGCACGTGATCGTGCTGCCGGTGCTCTTCGAGGGGAAGGTCCTCGGGGTGATCGAGCTGGCGTCGTTCCAGCCGTTCACCCAGATCCAGCGGGACTTCCTGAACCAGATCGCCGAGATGATCGCGACGAGCGTCAACACGATCAGCGTCAACTCCAAGACGGAGGTGCTCCTCAAGCAGTCGCAGGAGCTGACGGAACAGCTGCGGGAGCGGTCGGCGGAGCTGGAGAACCGGCAGAAGGCGCTCCAGGAGTCCAACGCGGAGCTGGAGGAGAAGGCCGAGCTGCTGGCCCGGCAGAACCGCGACATCGAGGTGAAGAACACCGAGATCGAAGAGGCCAGGCAGGTGCTGGAGGAGCGGGCCGAGCAGCTCGCGGTCTCGATGCGCTACAAGTCGGAGTTCCTGGCGAACATGTCGCACGAGCTGCGGACGCCGCTCAACTCGCTGCTCATCCTGGCGAAGCTGCTCGCCGACAACGCGGAGACGAACCTGTCGCCGAAGCAGGTGGAGTTCGCGGAGACGATCCACGGGGCCGGGTCCGACCTGCTCCAGCTGATCAACGACATCCTCGACCTGTCGAAGGTCGAGGCGGGCAAGATGGACGTCAGCCCGACCAGGATCGCGCTGGTCCAGCTGGTCGACTACGTGGAGGCGACGTTCCGGCCGCTCACCGCGGAGAAGGGGCTCGACTTCTCCGTACGGGTCTCGCCGGAGCTGCCCGCGACCCTGCACACCGACGAGCAGCGGCTGTTGCAGGTGCTGCGCAACCTGCTGTCGAACGCGGTGAAGTTCACCGACAGCGGGGCCGTGGAGCTGGTGATCCGGCCGGCCGGTTCCGATGTGCCGGACGCCATCAGGGAGCAGCTGTTGGAGGCCGGTTCGCTGCGGGACGCGGACGGGGACCTGATCGCGTTCTCCGTCACGGACACCGGGATCGGGATCGCGGCGAGCAAGATGCGGGTGATCTTCGAGGCGTTCAAGCAGGCGGACGGGACGACCAGCCGCAAGTACGGCGGTACGGGCCTGGGCCTGTCGATCAGCCGGGAGATCGCGCGCCTGCTGGGCGGCGAGATCCACGCGGCGAGCGAGCCGGGACGCGGCTCGACGTTCACGCTGTACCTGCCGCTGCACCCCAGCGAACTGCCCCCGCAGGGCTACCAGCAGCTCACCCCGGCCGGCATGGACCCGCAGTCGACGCCGGTGTCGATCGCGTCCGCCGCGGCGGAGACGGTCGGGATGGTGCGCCCCGACAGCGGCCCGCTCTCCCCGGACATGTCCGGGCCCGCCGCGCTGTTCCGCCGCCGCCGCAAGAACGCGGAGGAGGAGGCGCAGGGCCGTACCGCGACCGGGCAGGATCTCCCGGCGCCCGCGGGGGTGCCGCTGGGCCGGGCGGAGACCTGGGCCTCGGGAGCGGCCGGTACGGGCCGCCAGGAGGCGCCGCGGCCGCGCCGGGCGTTCGCCTTCACGCACGAGAAGGTGCTGATCGTGGACGACGACATCCGTAACGTCTTCGCGCTGACGAGTGTGTTGGAGCAGCACGGCCTGTCGGTGCTGTACGCGGAGAACGGCCGGGAGGGCATCGAGGTCCTGGAGCAGCACGACGACGTGACGGTCGTTCTGATGGACATCATGATGCCGGAGATGGACGGGTACGCGACGACGACGGCGATCCGCAGGATGCCCCAGTTCGCCGGCCTGCCGATCATCGCGCTCACGGCCAAGGCCATGAAGGGCGACCGGGAGAAGGCCATCGAATCCGGCGCATCGGACTATGTGACGAAGCCGGTCGATCCGGATCACCTGCTGACGGTGATGGATCAGTGGATGCACAACAAGTGA